The bacterium genome has a segment encoding these proteins:
- the panD gene encoding aspartate 1-decarboxylase — MLRTICKSKIHRVTITETNLHYMGSITIDEELLIAADIMPHERVQIVNLNNGSRVETYVMPGEKGAGKICLNGAAARWGQQGDLIIIISYALMTDEEAKNYIPKVINVDERNRVKMAK; from the coding sequence ATGTTAAGAACAATTTGTAAATCTAAAATTCATCGAGTGACGATTACCGAAACTAATTTACATTATATGGGTAGTATTACTATTGATGAAGAATTACTTATCGCCGCAGATATTATGCCACATGAACGCGTCCAGATAGTCAACTTAAATAATGGTTCACGGGTGGAAACTTATGTAATGCCGGGAGAAAAAGGCGCGGGTAAAATTTGCTTAAATGGTGCCGCCGCTCGCTGGGGACAACAAGGAGACCTTATCATCATCATTTCATATGCTTTAATGACCGATGAAGAAGCAAAAAATTACATACCTAAAGTGATAAATGT